In Rana temporaria chromosome 3, aRanTem1.1, whole genome shotgun sequence, a single window of DNA contains:
- the LOC120932215 gene encoding alpha-2Db adrenergic receptor-like, with the protein MEFTTLASIVIHNDSGESGNSSQQEPKVSPYAAWEFALIVIAVGSIIVSTVVGNILVVLAIFTSRALWAPQNLFLVSLASADILVGALIIPFSLAKEVMGYWHFGNIWCSTYLALDILFCTSSIVHLCAISIDRYWSVTKAISYNQQRTPRRIKSMIAVIWGVSAIISFPPLLKMNSHKEDKCDLNDDTWYVLFSCTVSFFLPCIIMIFLYCRIYRVAKHRASTVSNLRNGLHDCAEVPPNACCHQDGIGHPNPDVHHDNDEMDLEESTSSIHKFSDTAHHKISDETSNAKTKRLSWTVNRGQQKRNRSVSISQTRLTQLREKRLTFVLAVVIGGFVICWFPFFFTYSLESVCRGRCGISDALFNFFFWIGYCNSSLNPVIYTIFNRDFRKAFRKLLMRSSKRTM; encoded by the coding sequence ATGGAGTTTACAACTTTAGCTTCTATTGTCATCCATAATGATTCCGGGGAATCCGGGAACAGCAGCCAGCAAGAGCCAAAGGTCTCGCCTTATGCAGCATGGGAGTTTGCCCTCATTGTGATCGCCGTAGGGTCCATAATCGTGTCCACCGTTGTGGGCAACATCCTGGTGGTTTTAGCCATATTTACCAGCCGGGCTTTATGGGCTCCACAGAACTTGTTCCTGGTGTCCCTGGCTTCAGCAGACATTCTTGTGGGAGCTTTAATTATTCCATTTTCACTAGCCAAGGAGGTCATGGGCTACTGGCACTTTGGAAATATATGGTGCAGCACGTACCTGGCTTTAGACATTTTATTCTGCACCTCGTCGATAGTTCACTTGTGTGCCATCAGCATCGATCGGTACTGGTCTGTTACCAAAGCAATCAGTTACAACCAGCAGCGAACGCCTAGGAGGATCAAGAGCATGATCGCTGTCATCTGGGGGGTATCTGCCATCATTTCTTTCCCACCACTTCTAAAAATGAACTCCCATAAAGAGGACAAGTGTGACCTGAACGATGACACCTGGTATGTTTTGTTTTCATGTACTGTATCCTTCTTTCTTCCATGCATCATTATGATATTCCTGTACTGTCGTATATACAGAGTGGCAAAACATCGGGCATCTACAGTGTCTAATCTCAGGAATGGGCTTCACGACTGTGCCGAAGTCCCACCAAATGCATGCTGCCACCAGGACGGCATCGGGCACCCTAACCCCGATGTCCACCATGATAACGATGAAATGGACTTAGAGGAGAGCACTTCGTCGATTCACAAATTCTCAGATACAGCTCACCATAAGATAAGCGATGAGACTAGTAATGCCAAAACAAAAAGGCTTTCGTGGACTGTAAACCGAGGTCAGCAAAAAAGGAACCGTTCGGTCTCTATCTCTCAGACGCGCTTGACCCAGCTAAGAGAGAAGAGGCTGACGTTTGTATTAGCGGTGGTGATTGGTGGATTTGTAATCTGCTGGTTCCCATTCTTTTTTACCTATAGCCTGGAGTCTGTGTGTCGGGGCAGATGTGGCATTTCTGATGCACTTTTTAACTTTTTCTTCTGGATTGGATATTGTAACAGCAGCTTAAATCCTGTCATATACACTATCTTTAACCGGGATTTCCGAAAAGCATTCCGCAAACTGCTCATGCGTAGTTCAAAAAGGACCATGTGA